The proteins below are encoded in one region of Sulfolobus sp. A20:
- a CDS encoding amidohydrolase family protein, translating into MGYVDAHTHVWFKETLPQEFFNNNSGYEFSPPNVNDILKEMNDVNIDYIVIIAYPSREIWRTKENFPVNMINFLKDYSDRFSIVGGIEPNKISLDEAKYLLGKQYEAGISGLKLHPVHSHLKPNAYREEEGGLKQLNLMYEFAQDHDLPVIIHTGTSMFNNARNKYADPIFVDDVSVDFPKLKIIMAHMGRPNYVSTAFQLVRIRKNIIAEISSIPPKKLLDYLPRIEEIASKTIYGSDYGGPGIKSISQNLKEFLSISISDKAKEQIASKNAKSIFKPLSELK; encoded by the coding sequence ATGGGTTATGTTGACGCTCATACCCATGTTTGGTTTAAGGAAACTCTTCCGCAAGAGTTCTTTAATAATAACTCTGGTTACGAGTTTTCTCCTCCTAATGTCAATGATATTTTGAAGGAGATGAATGATGTTAACATTGATTATATAGTAATTATAGCATATCCATCTAGGGAGATATGGAGAACTAAGGAGAACTTTCCAGTAAATATGATTAATTTTCTTAAGGATTATAGTGATAGATTTTCAATTGTAGGTGGAATAGAGCCTAACAAGATATCATTAGATGAGGCTAAGTATTTGTTGGGAAAACAATACGAAGCGGGAATTTCTGGATTAAAACTACATCCTGTTCATTCTCATCTCAAGCCCAATGCTTACAGAGAGGAGGAGGGAGGGCTGAAACAGCTTAATTTGATGTATGAATTTGCTCAGGATCACGACTTACCAGTAATAATTCATACTGGAACTAGCATGTTTAATAATGCTAGAAACAAATATGCTGACCCAATCTTTGTAGATGATGTTTCAGTAGACTTCCCTAAGCTAAAAATCATCATGGCACACATGGGAAGACCAAATTACGTTTCAACTGCATTTCAATTAGTTAGAATTAGGAAAAACATAATTGCTGAAATCTCTTCAATACCCCCAAAGAAGCTACTGGACTATTTACCTAGAATTGAAGAAATTGCCAGCAAAACTATTTATGGAAGTGATTATGGAGGTCCGGGTATTAAAAGCATTTCCCAAAACTTAAAGGAATTTTTGTCTATTAGTATAAGTGATAAAGCTAAAGAACAAATTGCAAGTAAGAATGCTAAATCGATATTCAAACCTCTAAGTGAGCTAAAATGA
- a CDS encoding thiamine pyrophosphate-binding protein: MKASKAILELLKKYSVTNVFGLVGETSFPLYEYWSDYEREVSHVFARDERNAVIMADAYARFSFKPGIVEVPGVGAPYTLPALVEANISSIPIIMIVSDIPSYNEKRNVLTEHEKEYLAYNVKDFINVNDSSSLPRLLRRAFRLATTGRTGPVVVRIPMNVYEGEVSEDEIYAQTEYSSYPSLRFAPDDERIAEALKILLNAERPVIICGQGVLLSQAWEEVIKLAETLYIPVGTTITGKGSFPENHPLSLAVIGARGGTKFSNNVVQEADVVFLIGTNTDSANTWDWRIPSKKSIIIQLDVSERELGNNYKVYPLLGDAKLTLKKMINMISEIRKRDLSTFIEKKKEFEDYVNSLAEEKMNLVNPIKFVKYLSRFIDNNTYIVSDPGTGAIYSSAYLKLNSAGRRIMYNYSLGGLGYAIPASIGAYIATKRRIVALTTDGNLYFNMGELETINRLNVNVKIFLFNNKSFGWIRAAMLSKYGRILQGTDISEVKYSDIASAFNLDYMRIERSDDIEEVMNSIFKDERPKLVEVLIQSEEKLLPPVPDWENIREAK, translated from the coding sequence ATGAAAGCCTCTAAAGCTATATTAGAACTCCTAAAAAAGTATTCCGTAACTAACGTATTTGGTCTAGTTGGTGAGACATCTTTTCCCCTATACGAATACTGGTCCGACTATGAGAGGGAAGTCTCTCACGTATTTGCCAGGGATGAAAGAAATGCTGTAATAATGGCTGACGCATATGCTAGATTTTCTTTTAAACCCGGCATAGTTGAAGTCCCCGGAGTGGGAGCACCTTATACTTTACCAGCATTAGTCGAGGCAAATATTTCATCAATACCTATCATAATGATAGTCAGCGATATTCCTAGCTATAACGAGAAGAGAAACGTTCTGACTGAACATGAAAAAGAATACTTAGCATATAATGTAAAAGATTTCATTAACGTCAATGACTCGTCCTCCCTCCCAAGACTATTGAGGAGAGCCTTTAGATTAGCCACGACTGGCAGGACCGGTCCAGTAGTGGTTAGAATCCCAATGAACGTATATGAGGGAGAGGTAAGTGAGGACGAAATTTACGCTCAAACTGAGTATTCAAGCTATCCCTCGCTTAGGTTTGCTCCAGACGATGAAAGGATAGCTGAGGCTTTAAAGATATTATTAAACGCTGAGAGACCAGTAATAATTTGTGGTCAAGGAGTTTTATTGTCCCAAGCTTGGGAAGAAGTAATAAAATTAGCTGAAACGCTTTATATACCGGTAGGAACTACGATAACCGGAAAGGGATCTTTTCCAGAAAATCATCCGTTATCTTTAGCTGTGATAGGAGCTAGGGGTGGAACGAAGTTCTCTAATAACGTGGTACAAGAAGCAGACGTAGTATTTTTAATAGGAACTAATACTGACTCAGCAAATACTTGGGATTGGAGAATACCGAGCAAGAAATCAATTATTATCCAATTAGACGTAAGTGAGCGTGAACTTGGAAATAACTATAAAGTTTATCCGCTTTTAGGAGACGCTAAATTGACGTTAAAGAAGATGATAAATATGATAAGTGAGATAAGGAAAAGGGACTTGTCAACCTTTATAGAGAAAAAGAAGGAGTTCGAGGATTACGTAAATTCATTGGCTGAAGAGAAGATGAACTTAGTTAACCCTATAAAGTTTGTTAAATATTTATCGAGATTTATAGATAATAACACTTACATCGTTTCTGATCCCGGTACTGGCGCTATCTATAGTTCTGCTTATCTTAAATTGAACTCAGCTGGGAGAAGAATAATGTATAACTATTCTTTAGGTGGTTTGGGATATGCAATACCGGCGTCAATAGGAGCTTATATAGCGACTAAGCGTAGAATTGTCGCACTTACAACTGACGGTAATCTATATTTTAACATGGGCGAATTGGAGACAATAAATAGGTTAAACGTTAACGTTAAAATATTTCTCTTCAACAATAAGTCTTTTGGTTGGATAAGGGCTGCTATGCTGTCTAAATATGGAAGGATATTACAAGGTACAGACATAAGCGAGGTAAAGTACTCCGATATCGCCTCTGCGTTCAACCTGGATTATATGAGGATAGAGAGGTCTGACGATATAGAGGAAGTAATGAATAGTATATTTAAGGACGAGAGACCCAAACTAGTAGAGGTATTAATACAAAGTGAAGAGAAGTTACTTCCCCCTGTTCCAGATTGGGAAAACATTAGAGAAGCGAAGTAA
- a CDS encoding MFS transporter: MKYLKVYAILSNLANNLVSPFISFVSAYFGMSSEQIALITAATNAVPNISQYFLSFIKSRARFLLFIGTLTNGILWILSSFIKFNWIFLIIYFAITITGGIANFGWLLIMNKVSVNNRGKTLSSYLVYTTIGGMLATFITGLITEQDTELIKYFFMTSGLLLNVSSLVANKIEVDVDNDDNNKNKGNNEIRRFLVSTFMFNLVLSLAWPIFPIAQVYKFHMNDEQVAIMSIETGVFTVVFQRIIAKLTDVRRTLTMFLGSSTYAIYPMSYYLSNSVFYLYLANALSGFTNGVYSITFIAYLFDKSTRYNLKNNLALYNLVIGSAIFIGSILGGYIYGVLENIYGVIASINIMLLTTTLLRLSVSPLFLIVDKAKKL, encoded by the coding sequence TTGAAGTATCTTAAGGTCTACGCAATATTATCTAATCTAGCAAATAATTTGGTCTCACCTTTTATATCTTTCGTATCAGCCTATTTTGGAATGTCTTCTGAACAGATAGCCTTAATTACCGCAGCTACTAACGCAGTACCGAATATTTCACAGTACTTTCTAAGTTTCATTAAATCTAGGGCTAGGTTTTTATTGTTTATAGGAACTTTAACTAATGGAATACTGTGGATTCTAAGTTCTTTCATCAAATTCAATTGGATATTTTTAATCATATATTTTGCAATCACTATAACTGGTGGGATAGCTAACTTCGGTTGGCTACTTATAATGAACAAGGTTAGTGTGAACAATAGAGGTAAAACATTATCAAGTTACCTAGTTTATACGACAATCGGAGGTATGTTAGCGACATTCATTACCGGATTAATAACTGAACAAGACACGGAACTGATAAAATACTTCTTCATGACTTCTGGTCTTTTATTAAATGTTTCTTCCTTGGTAGCTAATAAGATAGAGGTAGATGTAGACAATGATGATAATAATAAAAATAAGGGAAATAACGAAATTAGAAGGTTTCTAGTAAGCACTTTCATGTTTAACTTGGTTCTCTCCTTAGCATGGCCGATATTCCCCATAGCACAAGTATATAAATTCCATATGAATGACGAACAAGTTGCCATTATGAGCATAGAGACTGGTGTGTTCACAGTTGTCTTTCAAAGGATCATAGCTAAACTTACGGATGTGAGAAGAACTTTAACCATGTTTTTAGGAAGCTCCACATATGCGATATATCCGATGAGTTATTATTTATCTAATTCAGTATTTTATTTATATTTAGCCAATGCTCTGTCTGGCTTCACGAATGGTGTTTATTCTATTACTTTCATAGCATACCTATTTGATAAATCTACCAGATATAATCTGAAGAACAACCTAGCATTATATAACTTGGTCATAGGTTCAGCCATATTTATAGGTTCTATTCTAGGAGGATATATTTATGGAGTATTAGAAAATATATATGGCGTAATAGCTTCTATAAATATAATGTTGTTAACAACTACTTTACTTAGACTCTCTGTCTCTCCATTATTCCTTATCGTAGATAAGGCTAAAAAATTATGA